A genomic stretch from Canis lupus familiaris isolate Mischka breed German Shepherd chromosome 15, alternate assembly UU_Cfam_GSD_1.0, whole genome shotgun sequence includes:
- the OR4N2 gene encoding olfactory receptor family 4 subfamily N member 2 (The RefSeq protein has 2 substitutions compared to this genomic sequence) codes for MENNNSTVVKEFILLSLTQSRNIQLLVFVLVLIFYFIILPGNFLIILTIRTDPGLTAPLYFFLGNLAFLDASYSFIVAPRMLVDFLSEKKVISYRGCITQLFFLHFLGGGEGLLLVVMAFDRYIAICRPLHYSTVMNPRACYALLLALWLGGFVHSIIQVALILRLPFCGPNRLDNFFCDVPQVIKLACTDTFVVELLMVFNSGLMTLLCFLGLLASYAVILCRVHGSSSEGKNKAVSTCTTHIIVIFLMFGPGIFIYTRPFRAFPADKVVSLFHTVIFPLLNPVIYTLRNQEVKASMKRLFNQNRA; via the coding sequence ATGGAAAATAACAACAGTACGGTGGTGAAAGAATTCATCCTTCTTGGTCTAACCCAGTCTCGAAATATTCAGCTCTTGGTCTTTGTGCTAGTTTTAATCTTCTATTTCATCATCCTCCCTGGAAACTTCCTCATCATCCTCACCATCAGAACAGATCCTGGCCTCACAGCCCCCCTCTACTTCTTTCTGGGCAACTTGGCTTTCCTGGATGCATCCTACTCCTTCATTGTGGCTCCCAGGATGCTGGTGGACTTCCTTTCTGAGAAGAAGGTAATCTCCTACAGGGGTTGCATCACTCAGCTCTTTTTCTTGCACTTCCTTGGAGGAGGGGAAGGATTACTCCTTGTTGTGATGGCCTTTGACCGCTACATTGCCATCTGTCGGCCTTTACACTATTCAACTGTCATGAACCCTAGAGCCTGCTATGCCTTGCTATTGGCTCTGTGGCTTGGAGGCTTTGTCCACTCCATTATCCAGGTGGCCCTCATCCTCCGCTTGCCCTTCTGTGGCCCAAACCGACTGGATAACTTCTTCTGTGATGTGCCGCAGGTCATCAAGCTGGCCTGCACGGACACCTTTGTGGTGGAGCTTCTGATGGTCTTCAATAGTGGTCTGATGACCCTCTTGTGCTTCCTGGGCCTTCTGGCCTCATATGCAGTGATCCTCTGCCGTGTACATGGGTCCTCCTCTGAGGGGAAGAACAAGGCAGTATCCACATGCACCACCCATATCATTGTTATATTTCTTATGTTTGGGCCCGGCATCTTCATCTACACTCGCCCCTTCAGAGCCTTCCCAGCTGACAAAGTGGTTTCTCTTTTTCACACAGTGATCTTTCCTTTGTTGAATCCTGTGATTTATACCCTTCGTAACCAGGAAGTAAAAGCTTCTATGAAGAGGCTATTTAATCAGCATAGAGCCTaa